From a region of the Numida meleagris isolate 19003 breed g44 Domestic line unplaced genomic scaffold, NumMel1.0 unplaced_Scaffold359, whole genome shotgun sequence genome:
- the LOC110391395 gene encoding LOW QUALITY PROTEIN: mitogen-activated protein kinase 15-like (The sequence of the model RefSeq protein was modified relative to this genomic sequence to represent the inferred CDS: substituted 1 base at 1 genomic stop codon), whose translation MILEKKVNSRPKEQMQREDIQLSQSQPRPFLPYSNSATLTTRKSQRAPTPPLLKHPHTHAGATAHVQPEVSSQSEDGARSLCQRSRISVIYNPITHSTVQTGNANSGAVIRNYSAPPPQQARTASNGKPRRQNTRANANTQLLPTSVQNLCNNPRNTQFHSKDVHPLLKSSKKMFHITANVGAAGDPKASMGSYSQAYGTICQSALQSLPISNSSQQHEXQIWKSSNQVSCVP comes from the exons ATGATTCTTGAAAAGAAAGTGAACAGCCGTCCAAAGGAGCAAATGCAGAGAGAAGACATTCAGTTAAGTCAGTCTCAACCCAGACCCTTTTTGCCATATTCCAATTCTGCGACTTTAACCACCAGGAAAAGCCAGAGAGCACCAACACCGCCTCTCCTAAAGCATCCACACACGCATGCTGGAGCTACAGCTCATGTCCAGCCAGAAGTATCCAGCCAGAGTGAAGACGGAGCGAGATCTCTATGTCAGAGATCGAGGATCAGTGTGATCTACAACCCCATAACACACTCTACTGTTCAAA CAGGTAATGCAAATTCTGGTGCTGTGATCAGGAACTATTCTGCACCACCTCCGCAACAGGCAAGAACCGCCAGCAATGGGAAACCGAGGAGACAAAATACACGGGCAAATGCAAACACTCAGCTACTTCCTACAAGTGTACAGAACCTTTGTAAT AATCCAAGAAATACTCAGTTTCACAGCAAAGATGTTCACCCCCTTCTGAAATCCAGTAAAAAGATGTTCCATATTACTGCAAatgtgggagctgctggtgaTCCAAAAGCATCAATGGGCAGTTACTCTCAGGCCTATGGAACCATATGTCAGTCTGCACTGCAGAGTCTTCCAATATCAAATTCCTCCCAGCAACATGAGTAGCAAATATGGAAGAGTTCTAACCAGGTCTCATGCGTCCCCTGA